Proteins encoded within one genomic window of Citricoccus muralis:
- the leuD gene encoding 3-isopropylmalate dehydratase small subunit, whose amino-acid sequence MEKISTHTGIGVPLKQSNVDTDQIIPAVYLKRITKTGFDDALFAGWRKNPDFILNQEPYSRGSVLVAGPDFGTGSSREHAVWALRDYGFKVVIAARFADIFYGNAGKQGLVAAQVDQGDIELIWKELENNPGTEITVDLEHRLVECGSISTTFTIDDYTRWRLMEGLDDISLTLRDEERIREYEARRPAFKPTTLPARTAD is encoded by the coding sequence ATGGAAAAGATCAGCACACACACCGGTATCGGCGTTCCACTGAAGCAGTCCAACGTGGACACGGACCAGATCATCCCAGCTGTCTACTTGAAGCGGATCACCAAGACCGGATTCGATGATGCCCTGTTCGCAGGTTGGCGGAAGAACCCGGACTTCATCCTCAACCAGGAGCCCTATAGTCGAGGGTCGGTTCTGGTGGCAGGACCGGACTTCGGCACCGGATCTTCCCGTGAGCACGCGGTGTGGGCACTGCGTGACTACGGCTTCAAGGTCGTGATTGCCGCACGTTTCGCCGACATCTTCTACGGAAATGCGGGCAAGCAGGGACTGGTGGCCGCGCAGGTTGACCAGGGCGACATCGAGCTCATTTGGAAGGAGCTCGAAAACAATCCGGGCACCGAAATTACGGTGGACCTTGAGCACCGCCTGGTCGAGTGTGGATCCATCTCTACGACCTTCACTATCGACGATTACACGCGTTGGCGGCTCATGGAAGGCCTCGATGACATCAGCCTGACGCTGCGTGACGAAGAGCGAATTCGAGAATACGAAGCACGCCGTCCGGCGTTCAAACCCACGACACTCCCGGCACGCACGGCGGACTAA
- the murA gene encoding UDP-N-acetylglucosamine 1-carboxyvinyltransferase produces MGELLTINGGKPLEGRVSVRGAKNLVPKAMVAALLGSGTSVLRNVPEIKDVDVVTGLLQLHGVKVERDSEDGSMTLDPREAKTAGSSEIDAFAGDSRIPILFCGPLMHSVGEAFIPDLGGCKIGDRPIDYHLTVLRNFGAVVEKRPGGIHISAPKGLYGAKLELPYPSVGATEQVLLTAVRAEGITELKGAAVEPEIHDLIHVLQKMGAIITVQTDRTIRIEGVKKLSGYNHLAIPDRNESASWASAALVTQGDIFVEGAMQRDLTAFLNVYRKIGGEFSVHDDGIRFWHGGDALNSLVLETDVHPGFMTDWQQPLVVALTQAQGVSIVHETVYENRFGFTDALVRMGASIQLHRECLGSVPCRFGQRNFLHSAVISGPTKLHGADFDIPDLRGGFSHLVAALAAKGTSRATGIEIINRGYEKFMEKLEGLGADVSLSDQQASLQLI; encoded by the coding sequence ATGGGAGAACTGCTGACCATCAACGGCGGTAAGCCGCTCGAAGGACGTGTCAGCGTACGCGGCGCGAAGAACCTGGTGCCTAAGGCCATGGTTGCCGCACTTTTGGGGTCGGGAACGTCCGTGTTGCGCAACGTTCCAGAGATCAAGGACGTTGATGTCGTCACTGGGCTGTTGCAGCTTCACGGGGTCAAGGTCGAACGCGATTCCGAAGACGGATCAATGACGCTCGACCCTCGTGAAGCCAAGACGGCTGGATCATCTGAGATCGATGCTTTTGCTGGCGATTCTCGCATTCCGATCTTGTTCTGTGGCCCGTTGATGCATTCCGTGGGTGAAGCATTCATCCCTGACCTCGGCGGCTGCAAGATCGGTGACCGTCCGATTGATTACCACCTGACCGTCCTTCGCAACTTTGGCGCCGTCGTCGAAAAGCGTCCGGGCGGAATTCACATCTCTGCTCCTAAGGGACTCTACGGAGCCAAGCTCGAGTTGCCTTATCCTTCGGTCGGAGCGACCGAGCAGGTACTGCTGACCGCGGTGCGTGCCGAGGGCATTACGGAGCTTAAGGGCGCCGCCGTCGAACCAGAGATTCACGACCTGATCCACGTGCTCCAGAAGATGGGCGCGATCATTACGGTGCAGACAGACCGCACGATCCGTATCGAAGGCGTCAAGAAGCTCAGTGGTTACAACCACCTCGCCATTCCGGACCGCAACGAGTCCGCTTCCTGGGCATCAGCCGCTTTGGTCACCCAGGGCGATATTTTCGTCGAAGGTGCCATGCAGCGTGATCTGACGGCGTTCCTCAACGTGTACCGCAAGATTGGCGGTGAGTTCTCCGTCCACGACGATGGCATCCGTTTCTGGCATGGTGGCGACGCGCTGAACTCGCTGGTCTTGGAGACGGACGTCCATCCCGGGTTCATGACCGATTGGCAGCAGCCGCTGGTCGTAGCTCTCACCCAGGCACAGGGTGTCTCCATTGTGCACGAGACCGTGTATGAGAACCGGTTCGGCTTTACGGACGCGCTGGTGCGTATGGGCGCTTCCATCCAGTTGCACCGTGAGTGCTTGGGATCGGTGCCGTGCCGGTTCGGTCAGCGGAACTTCCTGCACTCAGCTGTGATTTCAGGACCGACGAAGTTGCATGGCGCCGACTTCGATATCCCGGATCTGCGTGGCGGATTCTCTCACCTTGTTGCGGCCTTGGCGGCCAAGGGGACCTCGCGTGCGACCGGCATCGAGATCATCAACCGTGGTTACGAAAAGTTCATGGAGAAGCTCGAAGGCCTCGGCGCCGACGTGTCGCTCTCTGATCAGCAGGCGTCACTACAGCTCATTTGA
- a CDS encoding lysophospholipid acyltransferase family protein, translating to MTETFLLRAGFAGAASIVLPTLNLSMNKEWSGREYLPDSGFILVANHISELDPLTLAHMVYRAGYLPHFLAKRELFDAPVLGKILTGMQQVPVDRAKGGAESLEVAEKVVSDGGVVIIYPEGTITRDPQGWPMAARTGAARLALKTGAPVIPAGQWGVHEFLPRKAKKPSPFPRKTSRIAIGPAVELDDLRNGPLTRKVLVSATERMMRAITERVEILREEKAPDGIWDPTLNKRRPHGEAL from the coding sequence GTGACTGAGACATTTCTGCTGCGAGCCGGGTTCGCCGGCGCCGCCTCCATCGTTCTGCCGACACTGAACCTGTCGATGAACAAAGAATGGTCGGGCCGCGAGTACCTTCCCGACTCCGGGTTCATCCTGGTTGCCAACCACATTTCCGAGCTCGACCCACTCACGTTGGCTCACATGGTGTACCGGGCCGGCTACTTGCCTCACTTCCTCGCCAAGCGTGAACTCTTCGACGCGCCGGTGCTGGGAAAGATCCTTACTGGGATGCAGCAAGTGCCCGTCGACCGCGCCAAGGGCGGTGCGGAATCCCTCGAGGTCGCGGAGAAAGTGGTCTCGGATGGTGGGGTTGTCATCATCTACCCTGAAGGCACTATTACTCGTGATCCGCAGGGCTGGCCCATGGCGGCCCGTACCGGCGCAGCGCGTTTGGCCCTGAAGACCGGTGCTCCTGTGATCCCCGCGGGGCAGTGGGGTGTGCACGAGTTTTTACCGCGCAAGGCAAAGAAACCGTCCCCGTTCCCGCGGAAGACGTCACGTATTGCCATCGGTCCCGCTGTAGAGCTGGACGATCTGCGCAACGGTCCACTGACGCGCAAAGTCCTGGTGTCGGCCACCGAACGCATGATGCGCGCGATCACCGAACGTGTGGAGATTCTGCGCGAGGAAAAGGCGCCAGACGGGATCTGGGATCCTACGCTCAATAAACGTCGCCCGCATGGAGAAGCCCTCTGA
- a CDS encoding NAD(P)H-dependent glycerol-3-phosphate dehydrogenase — protein sequence MSSQPAQPSAVGARELPANITVLGSGSWGTTFAKVIADAAVERGDHDLAVMLWARRDDVAAAINERHVNPEYLDEIDLPESIRATTDLKAAVEGAEVIVLAVPAQHVREQLHALKDALGEDTVIVSLVKGLERGTDERISEICASELDLDPENFAVVSGPNLAMEIARREPTATVVASASEQTAAKIAKLTNCSYFRPYRNTDVTGVEIGGVVKNVIALAVGLCDGRGFGDNSKASIITRGLAETTRLAAALGARQETMAGLAGLGDLVATCASPLSRNRTAGRFMGEGYRADELSSVMRQTAEGVKSVSAVVELAHRMRVEMPISEAMNAVVSGALDVESLATLLLARDLKSEASS from the coding sequence ATGAGCTCACAACCAGCTCAGCCCAGCGCCGTTGGAGCGCGTGAACTGCCTGCGAACATCACCGTGTTGGGTTCCGGTTCTTGGGGAACCACCTTTGCCAAGGTGATTGCCGATGCAGCCGTCGAACGTGGTGACCACGATCTCGCCGTGATGCTCTGGGCGCGCCGCGACGACGTGGCGGCCGCCATCAATGAGCGACACGTCAATCCCGAGTACTTAGACGAGATCGACCTCCCCGAAAGTATTCGTGCCACCACAGATTTGAAAGCGGCGGTCGAAGGCGCGGAAGTGATCGTGCTGGCCGTTCCGGCTCAACATGTCCGCGAGCAACTGCATGCGCTGAAGGATGCCCTCGGCGAAGACACCGTCATCGTTTCCCTGGTGAAGGGACTCGAGCGTGGAACCGATGAGCGGATTTCTGAGATCTGTGCTTCGGAACTGGACCTAGATCCGGAGAACTTTGCCGTGGTTTCCGGTCCGAACCTGGCCATGGAGATTGCCCGTCGCGAACCGACGGCCACGGTGGTGGCATCTGCAAGTGAACAGACTGCCGCAAAGATCGCGAAGCTCACGAACTGCTCTTATTTCCGCCCCTACCGCAACACCGACGTCACCGGGGTAGAAATTGGCGGAGTGGTCAAGAACGTCATCGCCTTGGCTGTTGGACTCTGTGACGGCCGCGGATTCGGAGACAACTCGAAGGCGTCCATCATTACCCGCGGATTGGCCGAGACCACCAGGCTTGCTGCAGCTCTAGGGGCTCGACAAGAAACCATGGCGGGGCTCGCAGGGTTGGGCGACTTGGTCGCCACCTGTGCCTCGCCGCTGTCACGTAACCGCACCGCCGGTCGTTTTATGGGCGAAGGCTATCGAGCAGACGAACTGAGCTCGGTCATGCGTCAGACGGCCGAAGGCGTCAAATCTGTGTCGGCCGTCGTTGAACTTGCGCACCGCATGCGTGTAGAAATGCCCATCAGCGAGGCGATGAACGCCGTCGTCTCCGGTGCCTTGGACGTAGAATCCCTGGCCACCCTGCTCCTCGCCCGTGATCTGAAATCGGAGGCCTCCTCATGA
- a CDS encoding D-alanine--D-alanine ligase family protein: MTSAPTTRRRVLVLFGGRSAEHPVSCVTAVGVLNALDRNAYEAIPVGITRNGTWSAVRETPDTWTVSRLIGQTAIPEAEAASGSPLGAELPEVQEPEHPVALHRASTGIQLVDTVTHEVLSEVDVVFPLLHGPFGEDGTVQGLFETLGIPYVGAGVLASAVGMDKHYMKLAFQAAGLTVGDWVTITNRDWYQRRDQKLDEIRNLAFPVFVKPARGGSSLGITRVTDPALLEDAIEEARRFDPKVVVEAGILGREIECAVLDGHETDDPRASYPGEIEVLDETSGHQFYDFAAKYQDDAAAELSCPARIPEDAIDEVRRLAVRGFQAVDASGLSRVDFFYTPDGQWVINEINTMPGFTPISMYPAMWDRTGLSYPELIHELIELGVERGTGLR; encoded by the coding sequence ATGACCTCAGCCCCCACGACTCGTCGCCGCGTACTTGTTCTCTTTGGCGGCCGTTCCGCGGAGCATCCGGTGTCTTGTGTCACCGCAGTCGGCGTTCTCAACGCCCTTGACCGCAATGCATACGAAGCCATCCCTGTTGGGATCACGCGCAACGGAACCTGGTCGGCCGTCCGGGAAACTCCCGATACCTGGACCGTATCCCGACTGATTGGACAAACGGCCATCCCAGAAGCCGAGGCAGCCTCCGGTAGCCCGCTTGGTGCAGAGTTGCCTGAGGTGCAGGAACCGGAGCACCCGGTGGCGCTCCACCGCGCCTCAACAGGGATCCAACTCGTCGACACGGTCACCCACGAAGTGCTCAGCGAGGTCGATGTCGTCTTTCCGCTGTTGCACGGTCCTTTCGGCGAAGACGGCACCGTTCAGGGGCTCTTCGAAACACTCGGGATTCCCTACGTGGGCGCCGGAGTGTTGGCGAGCGCGGTCGGTATGGACAAGCACTACATGAAGTTGGCTTTCCAAGCGGCTGGTCTAACTGTGGGCGACTGGGTCACCATTACGAATCGCGATTGGTATCAGCGTCGAGACCAGAAACTGGACGAGATCCGAAACCTTGCCTTCCCGGTGTTCGTGAAACCGGCTCGTGGTGGTTCTTCCCTGGGCATCACCCGAGTCACCGACCCGGCCCTGCTCGAGGACGCCATCGAGGAAGCCCGCAGATTTGACCCCAAGGTCGTCGTCGAGGCAGGAATCCTTGGACGCGAAATCGAATGCGCGGTCCTGGACGGGCATGAAACGGACGATCCTCGTGCTTCGTACCCCGGGGAAATCGAAGTGCTCGACGAAACGTCGGGCCACCAGTTCTATGATTTTGCCGCCAAGTATCAAGATGATGCCGCAGCCGAACTCAGCTGTCCCGCCCGGATTCCCGAGGATGCCATCGACGAAGTGCGTCGCCTTGCGGTGCGCGGATTCCAGGCTGTTGATGCGTCCGGACTGTCGCGGGTGGACTTCTTCTACACTCCGGATGGCCAATGGGTGATCAACGAGATTAACACCATGCCCGGCTTCACCCCTATCAGCATGTACCCGGCGATGTGGGACCGCACCGGTCTGAGCTACCCTGAGCTGATTCACGAACTCATTGAGCTAGGCGTCGAGCGCGGGACCGGGTTGCGCTGA
- a CDS encoding DUF3515 family protein has product MQPSSGAFALRPLLSGPRPRRRRITTAVFGTGFAIVGLGLSGCASNMVSGIETAEDATNPVCAEAMVALPETVAGFDRARTDAQSTGAWGDPAAVVLRCGVDVPGPTTEHCVNANGVDWIAMEEGENWRLTSYGRDPAVEVLFDASRAASSSVMVDLASAVERIPAERECTAQPDATQAPIPSTNG; this is encoded by the coding sequence ATGCAACCTTCCTCGGGCGCGTTCGCGCTTCGCCCACTCTTGTCAGGCCCTCGTCCACGTCGCCGTCGCATCACCACGGCTGTGTTCGGAACCGGGTTTGCGATCGTCGGTTTGGGTCTGTCCGGGTGTGCCAGCAACATGGTTTCCGGAATCGAGACCGCGGAAGATGCAACCAACCCTGTCTGCGCAGAAGCAATGGTTGCCCTTCCTGAAACGGTAGCCGGCTTCGACCGGGCGCGCACTGATGCGCAGTCCACGGGCGCATGGGGTGATCCAGCGGCTGTCGTCTTGCGTTGCGGTGTGGACGTTCCGGGGCCCACCACGGAGCACTGCGTCAACGCGAATGGTGTTGACTGGATCGCCATGGAGGAAGGCGAGAATTGGCGTCTCACCAGCTACGGTCGGGACCCTGCCGTTGAGGTGCTCTTTGATGCCTCTCGTGCCGCTTCGTCGTCGGTGATGGTTGATCTCGCGTCGGCGGTAGAGAGGATTCCGGCAGAGCGGGAATGCACCGCCCAGCCCGATGCGACGCAGGCACCCATCCCAAGCACCAACGGCTGA
- a CDS encoding DAK2 domain-containing protein codes for MSKSLVYETGTPELIVNPPADHPRTESQEPHAVGTGAPVILEWLVQAESALANSSDRLNAINIFPVPDGDTGTNLYTTVAAARSGLNVDDPAVRTVGDALAHAGRAALDQARGNSGTLMAVALTGLSEPMRESPRLTAPLLAQGLDRARTAAWSALSDPQEGTLLSVLTRCADEAREFLDSLDDQSSDHLNSRRVLAQCCEHLVVTARTAVVATENELAALTQAKVVDAGAIGLLLVLDALRSAVTGRPCEEGLLEGLHGTDIQAPHLHSHLPDHEGHEVMCSMVLSPLDAATLRFGLDEIGDSVIMSPISTDADTEGRVRWRIHAHVPNVETALELVRRAGQPENLDVTDLSAGGHPHATTHSHRDS; via the coding sequence TTGTCCAAATCACTTGTCTATGAGACCGGAACCCCTGAGCTAATCGTGAATCCTCCAGCAGATCACCCGCGCACCGAGTCGCAGGAACCTCATGCCGTCGGTACTGGGGCACCGGTGATCTTGGAATGGCTCGTTCAAGCGGAGTCCGCACTGGCCAACAGCTCCGACCGACTCAACGCGATCAATATTTTCCCGGTGCCGGACGGTGACACCGGCACCAACCTCTACACGACCGTCGCGGCGGCCCGCTCCGGGCTGAATGTGGACGATCCCGCCGTCCGCACCGTGGGAGACGCACTAGCGCACGCCGGACGCGCCGCCCTGGACCAAGCGCGAGGTAACTCGGGCACGCTGATGGCGGTAGCGCTTACCGGGCTATCGGAGCCCATGCGAGAGTCGCCACGGCTCACCGCGCCGTTGCTCGCCCAGGGACTAGACCGTGCCCGCACGGCTGCATGGTCGGCACTGTCTGACCCACAGGAAGGCACGCTGCTATCGGTCCTGACTCGGTGCGCTGACGAGGCACGGGAGTTCCTGGATTCTCTGGATGACCAATCTTCCGATCACCTCAATTCTCGACGAGTCCTCGCCCAGTGTTGTGAGCACCTCGTTGTGACGGCCCGAACAGCCGTGGTGGCAACCGAGAATGAGCTGGCGGCGCTAACTCAAGCCAAAGTCGTTGACGCAGGTGCCATCGGTTTGCTGCTCGTACTCGACGCACTGCGTAGCGCCGTCACCGGCCGTCCCTGTGAAGAAGGCCTGCTCGAAGGACTGCACGGCACGGATATCCAGGCACCGCACCTGCATTCGCACCTACCCGATCATGAAGGCCATGAAGTGATGTGTTCCATGGTGCTGTCACCGTTGGACGCTGCGACCCTGCGCTTCGGGCTGGACGAAATCGGGGATTCGGTCATTATGTCTCCGATTTCCACGGACGCTGACACCGAAGGGCGGGTGCGTTGGCGGATCCACGCCCATGTTCCCAACGTGGAAACAGCCCTGGAACTCGTCCGGCGGGCCGGGCAACCGGAAAACCTCGACGTCACTGATCTTTCCGCGGGTGGGCACCCCCACGCGACCACCCACTCTCACCGGGACTCGTGA
- a CDS encoding ATP-dependent DNA helicase RecG: protein MQEQLKITTTGELLEHFPRRWVELGELTPIHQLPVGEQVTIVARVVSTTKRRMQSRRGFLVDVVVSDDIDGHSGGTLSMAFFNGYDADRRLSSGTRAMFHGKTALYRGALTLNNPDFTVLDAAENPSDQDLSPIPVYPATAKLASWTIRTCVDTVLDAINWDAVEDPIPDDLLREASDSLEPLPGLDQALRDIHRPRQVSDAYRAKTRFALHEALILQGVLSQRRERNATRSASTPYPRREDGMAALLDDRLPFTLTEGQTAAGTAISKGLDSTQPMSRLLQGEVGSGKTLVALRAMAQVADGGGQAALIAPTEVLAAQHYRSIVSTLDVLATAGQLTSWTGPATDVVLLTGSMSTQARHEAMLKIASGQAGIVIGTHALLSDRVSFAQLGLVVIDEQHRFGVDQREALRQSNPGTHLLVMSATPIPRSVAMTVFGDLDVTVLDALPSGRKPVATHVARMEHGPRIIGRVWEIIAEQIQAGHQAFVVCPKITPGLSATDANTDSSGLRLSLTAPEHAAAVEDMVERIPQIPVLQGTRVAALHGQLDQPTQDEVMGRFVRGEIDILVATTVIEVGVDVPNATVMAVLDADAFGLSTLHQLRGRVGRGQAPAVCLLATRLPDGHTALDRLDVLAETQDGMRIAEADVMARGEGDVLGSSQHGFGSRLLVLKVLRHASLIQLCAAWITKAREHDPQLQAYPALAGEIAAWEAAHEATSGYLEKT from the coding sequence TTGCAGGAACAGCTCAAGATCACCACCACCGGGGAATTGCTGGAGCACTTTCCTCGTCGCTGGGTGGAACTCGGTGAGCTGACACCCATTCATCAACTTCCCGTGGGGGAACAGGTCACGATCGTCGCTCGTGTCGTGTCCACTACCAAACGCCGCATGCAGTCGCGTCGGGGTTTCCTGGTCGATGTGGTCGTCTCGGATGACATCGATGGTCACTCCGGTGGCACGCTATCTATGGCGTTCTTCAACGGTTACGACGCTGATCGCCGCCTATCATCCGGCACCCGTGCCATGTTCCACGGCAAGACTGCCCTGTATCGGGGCGCATTGACTCTCAACAACCCCGATTTCACCGTGCTCGACGCTGCCGAAAACCCTAGCGATCAGGATCTATCTCCAATTCCGGTGTATCCGGCCACTGCGAAGCTAGCGTCGTGGACCATTCGCACCTGTGTGGATACCGTGCTGGACGCCATCAACTGGGACGCAGTTGAAGACCCAATACCCGACGATCTGCTTCGCGAGGCCTCGGACTCCTTGGAACCGTTGCCGGGACTGGACCAGGCCCTCCGCGACATACATCGCCCGCGTCAGGTATCGGATGCGTACCGGGCGAAAACCCGTTTTGCGCTCCACGAGGCGCTCATTTTGCAAGGTGTACTGTCTCAGCGACGCGAGCGCAATGCTACCCGGTCGGCCTCTACACCGTATCCGCGTCGCGAGGACGGAATGGCGGCGTTACTGGACGATCGGCTTCCTTTTACGCTCACGGAGGGACAGACGGCGGCTGGCACCGCCATCAGTAAGGGACTCGACTCGACTCAACCCATGTCGCGATTGCTCCAGGGAGAGGTTGGTTCGGGAAAAACGTTGGTTGCGTTGCGGGCGATGGCCCAAGTGGCGGACGGCGGCGGGCAGGCCGCACTCATCGCCCCGACGGAAGTGCTGGCCGCCCAGCATTATCGATCCATTGTCTCGACGCTGGATGTATTGGCCACTGCGGGGCAGCTCACCAGTTGGACGGGTCCGGCCACGGACGTCGTTCTACTCACCGGGTCGATGTCGACACAAGCCAGACACGAAGCGATGCTCAAGATTGCCTCGGGACAAGCTGGAATCGTCATTGGTACGCACGCGCTGCTCTCTGACCGCGTCAGCTTCGCCCAACTCGGGCTCGTCGTCATCGACGAACAGCACCGCTTCGGCGTCGACCAACGCGAGGCGTTGCGCCAATCCAATCCTGGCACTCACCTGTTGGTCATGTCCGCCACACCCATCCCGAGATCGGTCGCCATGACCGTCTTCGGCGATCTCGATGTCACCGTGTTGGACGCACTACCCTCCGGGAGAAAACCAGTGGCTACTCACGTGGCGCGGATGGAACACGGCCCGAGGATTATCGGCCGTGTTTGGGAGATCATCGCCGAGCAAATACAGGCCGGACACCAGGCGTTCGTCGTATGCCCCAAGATCACCCCAGGTCTGTCCGCTACGGATGCCAACACTGACTCCAGCGGCCTGAGGCTGAGTCTGACTGCACCGGAGCATGCGGCAGCCGTGGAAGACATGGTGGAACGGATTCCGCAGATCCCGGTCTTGCAGGGTACCCGTGTCGCAGCTTTGCACGGTCAATTAGACCAACCGACCCAAGACGAGGTCATGGGGCGGTTTGTGCGCGGCGAAATCGACATCTTGGTAGCAACAACCGTCATCGAAGTCGGAGTCGACGTTCCCAACGCTACGGTCATGGCGGTGCTGGATGCCGACGCCTTTGGACTGTCGACCCTGCATCAGCTGCGTGGTCGCGTGGGACGAGGGCAGGCCCCTGCCGTGTGTCTGCTAGCCACCCGGCTTCCCGACGGTCACACCGCTCTGGATCGTCTCGACGTACTGGCGGAAACGCAGGACGGCATGCGTATTGCAGAAGCAGATGTAATGGCCAGAGGTGAAGGGGACGTGTTGGGATCCAGCCAGCACGGATTTGGCTCCCGGTTGCTGGTGCTGAAAGTTCTGCGTCACGCCTCCCTCATCCAGCTATGCGCGGCCTGGATCACGAAGGCTCGTGAACACGACCCCCAGCTACAGGCCTACCCGGCGCTGGCAGGTGAGATCGCCGCGTGGGAGGCGGCGCACGAGGCGACCTCCGGATATCTTGAGAAGACCTGA
- the rsmD gene encoding 16S rRNA (guanine(966)-N(2))-methyltransferase RsmD: MSRIVSGVAGGLPLVSVPGTGTRPTTDRTKEALFSWLESRGWLEGTAVLDLYAGSAALGCEAASRGAGEVLSVERHGKAAGVCKRNAETLNSKLGRTAVRVQNASVDTALQQLTPGQWDLILADPPYDLDGEQLNRSLELMDAVLDERGLLVLERSTRSAEPQWPQRLDVIEQRDYGETRLYFLRPRDDEQPARR, encoded by the coding sequence GTGTCTCGCATCGTTTCAGGCGTGGCGGGAGGCCTCCCACTCGTCTCGGTCCCCGGTACTGGAACTCGGCCAACGACGGACCGTACCAAAGAAGCCCTGTTCTCATGGTTGGAATCCCGAGGTTGGCTGGAGGGAACCGCGGTGCTCGATCTTTACGCTGGCTCGGCTGCGCTGGGTTGCGAAGCCGCCTCACGGGGTGCGGGCGAAGTGCTCAGCGTAGAAAGGCACGGTAAGGCCGCCGGGGTGTGCAAGCGCAATGCAGAGACACTGAACAGCAAGCTCGGACGCACCGCCGTGCGAGTACAGAACGCGTCTGTTGATACCGCGTTACAGCAGTTAACACCGGGCCAATGGGACCTAATCCTTGCCGACCCACCTTACGATCTCGACGGTGAACAGTTGAATCGCAGCCTGGAGTTGATGGATGCGGTGTTGGATGAACGTGGACTGCTGGTGTTGGAGCGATCCACACGGAGTGCTGAACCCCAGTGGCCCCAAAGGCTGGACGTGATCGAACAGCGTGACTATGGGGAGACCCGACTGTACTTCCTCCGTCCACGGGACGATGAACAGCCAGCCCGACGATGA
- a CDS encoding ATP-grasp fold amidoligase family protein codes for MEYWHQYLQRRIDGEEPDVPWFLHDKIECARFCQTHSLPVVNILRDFETPAEINLSGLPLEFVLKPTQLHSAQGVMVLSEHPEGFHEAFYDEVLTEDEIRERQQEFFDRPELNQKHLSGNRLIVEEKVVDADGYDIPRDFKVYAFGGRVELILVIDRNTRPHTVQWFDRKLTPIGGDRISYNPRKVDIGDFDLSEIGPEIIRVGEAASSAVPTPFCRIDLYRSVQGLVIGEITLTPGGLYFGQSYTLSRTYERNLAQQWRDAEKALSS; via the coding sequence ATGGAGTATTGGCACCAGTATCTTCAACGACGGATCGACGGTGAGGAACCAGATGTCCCATGGTTCCTGCACGACAAGATAGAGTGTGCCCGGTTCTGCCAGACCCATTCCCTACCTGTGGTGAATATTCTGCGAGATTTCGAGACCCCTGCCGAGATCAATCTCTCCGGATTGCCCTTGGAGTTCGTGCTGAAACCGACACAGCTACATTCAGCGCAGGGAGTCATGGTCCTCTCGGAGCACCCGGAGGGTTTTCACGAGGCGTTCTATGATGAGGTCCTCACTGAGGACGAGATCAGGGAGCGCCAGCAAGAGTTTTTCGACCGTCCGGAGCTTAACCAGAAGCATCTCAGTGGCAACCGTTTGATAGTCGAGGAGAAGGTCGTCGATGCTGACGGCTACGACATTCCCCGTGATTTCAAGGTCTACGCTTTCGGCGGGAGGGTCGAGCTCATTCTGGTGATAGATCGCAACACACGGCCACATACGGTGCAGTGGTTCGATCGGAAACTGACTCCGATCGGCGGAGACCGGATCAGCTACAACCCACGAAAAGTGGACATCGGTGACTTCGATCTGTCCGAGATCGGACCGGAAATTATTCGAGTCGGTGAGGCCGCCTCCAGCGCGGTGCCGACCCCGTTCTGCCGCATCGACTTGTACCGGAGTGTGCAGGGTTTAGTCATCGGAGAGATCACGCTAACGCCTGGCGGCTTGTACTTCGGACAGAGCTACACCTTGTCACGTACCTATGAGCGCAACCTGGCTCAGCAGTGGCGCGACGCGGAAAAAGCGCTATCGAGCTGA